The stretch of DNA GGTCCGGGCGGAAGCGGCGCGGTTCCGCCCGGACGTCACCGTGGCGCACTTCCTTCCGAACTACGGATTCCTCGCCGCGCTCGCGGGCCTCCGGCCCTGGATGCTCGTGGCGTGGGGATCGGATCTGCTCGTGAACGCGCGTCGCTCCCCGTTCCATCGAGCGCGCGCGCGGTGGACGCTGCGGCGGGCGGATCTCGTCCACGTGGACGCGGCGCTCCTCGCCGAGGCCGCGATCGCCCTGGGCGCTCCGCCGGAGCGCGTGTGGACGCGCGCCTGGGGGGTCGACGTCGACGCGCTCGCGCCGGCGGACCCGTGGTCCGTGCGGCGCGCGCGGGCGCCGGAGCTTCGCGTCCTCTGGACGAGGCAGCTCGAGCCGCTCTACGACCCCGAGACCTTCGTCCGCGCGCTGGGGAGGCTCCGCGCGATGGAGATCCCGTTCCGCGCGACGTTGGCCGGCTCGGGGCCGCTCCGCTCGGGTCTGGAGCGGCTCGCGCGACGCGAGAAGGTCGCGGAGCGGATCCGATTCGCGGGCTGGGTGGACCGGGAGCGGCTCACGGCGCTCTACCGTTCGCAT from Candidatus Eisenbacteria bacterium encodes:
- a CDS encoding glycosyltransferase, producing VRAEAARFRPDVTVAHFLPNYGFLAALAGLRPWMLVAWGSDLLVNARRSPFHRARARWTLRRADLVHVDAALLAEAAIALGAPPERVWTRAWGVDVDALAPADPWSVRRARAPELRVLWTRQLEPLYDPETFVRALGRLRAMEIPFRATLAGSGPLRSGLERLARREKVAERIRFAGWVDRERLTALYRSHDVYVSLSRSDSTSQSLLEALAAGLVPVVTDIAGNLEWVRHRREGLLVPPGDPDAVAAALEEIARGGEHLDAIASRAAALALERARFSDTVRETEDRLRALARGSSAHGDGMASAAGGAVGSAR